From a region of the Helianthus annuus cultivar XRQ/B chromosome 5, HanXRQr2.0-SUNRISE, whole genome shotgun sequence genome:
- the LOC118492490 gene encoding uncharacterized abhydrolase domain-containing protein DDB_G0269086-like has translation MLVGTFIVANAILEDYKVLGRREEDAARMRAEAEKLVQAARAGAEQLEKDKAAFEKQKQTAKWAATAQLKQVRTLAKLLADERKSWNEKLSNERKKWNESWAKQNNVLFHTRQELANVKAANVALGSEKAAAEAISVKALQAKADALKALEEAKEAGARASKALEEAAEKESRSSKALGEANAERIRLDKVVSSLQAEVQTREVAVTDLTARVSGAEKRADAAAEAKDALVSSFNQL, from the exons ATGTTGGTAGGGACTTtcattgtggcgaatgccattttggaagactatAAAGTGCTGGGTCGGCGCGAGGAAGATGCTGCTCGTATGCGGGCAGAAGCGGAAAAGCTGGTCCAGGCTgcccgtgcgggtgcggagcagctagAGAAAGAcaaagctgcttttgagaagcagaagcagactgctaagtgggctgccactgcccagctgaaacaggtgcgtacccttgctaaactccttgctgatgagcgcaagagttggaacgaaaagttgtccaatgagcgcaagaaatggaatgaatcttgggctaagcagaataaCGTTCTGTTTCATACTCGGCAGGAGTTGGCGAATGTCAAGGCGGCAAATGTTGCCTTGGGCAGCGAGAaagctgcggctgaggccatttctgttaaagcgctgcaggcgaaggccgacgccttgaaggcgcttgaagaggccaaagaagccggggctcgtgcctcaaaggcccttgaagaggccgcgGAGAAGGAGAGCCGTTCTTCCAAGGCTCTGGGAGAGGCGAATGCGGAACGCATTCGTTTGGATAAGGTTGTttccagccttcag gctgaggttcagacccgggaggtcgcggttacggaccttactgcccgcgtgtctggTGCGGAGAAGCGGGCGGACGCTgctgctgaggccaaggatgccttggtgtcctcttttaaccaactgtaa